TTATGACCTCGAACTCGATTTTCAACCCGGCATCACGCTCCTCGTTGGGGAGAACAATTCCGGCAAGTCCAACGTGATCGAAGCGCTGAGGCTGGCCACGACGCCCTTGAACCGTCGTTCGACGCGCTGGTTCGATGAGGTTGATCTGTCCCACGGACGCGAAGGCCAGGAGGCTCAGTTCCGAGCGACGTACGACGGACTGACGGCAGCCCAGCGGGCCCACTACATAGCTGCCCTCGACGTGGGATCAAACCAGGCTGCCTACACGACGACGTACAAGCGGGACGAAGCCCGGCAGCAAATGCGTCCGACCGTGACTGTGGGTCCGGTGGACGGTCCAGACGCTGAACCCGACAAGCGCGACCAGATCGCGCACGTCTACCTGGCACCGCTGAGGGATGCGCAGCGCGAGCTGGACTCCTCGGACGGGAACCGGCTGCTGAGGATCATCCGCTACCTCACCGAGGAAGACGAACAGGAAGCCTTTCGCGCGCAGTGGCCAGATTCAAGCATGTGTTCGATTTTCTTGGCCACTCCGTCCGACCCTGACAAGGTGGCGGTTGTGGTCGCTGAGCGTCTCAGATGGCCTTACGTTCCAGGGACGGGATGGTCGAGCCCTTCGTATGGTTGGGCCGCCCAGGGGCATCGGGTGCGGCTCTTAGTTGGCTGCCGGCCGTGGCTGCAGTGGCTTGGCCGCCCGGCGCCCCAAGACGCGGCCGCCAGATTGGGAAGTGCGAGCAGATCGCTGTGTAAGGCCATGCCGCGAGGTCGTCCGTGGCACCAACCGCCCACACGGCGTCTGGAGCTCCATGAACCGGATCTGGGCCGGCATCGACAGCGGCAAGACCCACCACCGCTGCCTGGTCCTCAATGAAAGCGGCGAAACGCTGCTCTTCCGTCGTGTCGTCAACGACGAGCCGGAGCTCCTCAAGCCCCTCGACGCCGTACTCGCCCTCGGTGACCAGGTGACCTGGGCCGTGGATATGGTCGGCGGTGAGCCCGCCCTCTTAAGCCGCCCAGTAACCCATTGCCGCCACGACGAAAGTGACCACCAAAGGGACCACAACATTCAGCTGCACGGGCCACAAGGCTACCCAATACCGGATGAGCACGCATAAACCTCACACCTGGTCCGGTCATCGCAGAGAATCTGGGCTCTGGTCGAGGCGACACACCTCTGCGGCGGCTGCATAACGTGAGCGAATCCGGCCAATTCATCCTTGCCGCCCACCTGCCGCCCTACGCCCCCGACCTCAACCCATTCGAGAGCATCTGGTCCCTGCGGCAGACGAAGCGCTCTCGGGCTGCGGGTAGCGGTCTGCCCTGGCGGACCGGGCCGGTGCCTGCCTGGCCCGCGTCTTTGGGGCGGCCGTGAGCCGGAGCACGGTCCCGCGCCTGGTCGACGTTCTTCCGGAACCGGGGGTGCCCGCGCCGCGCGTGGGCGGTCGCGACGAATCAATCCGCCTCCTTCTCGGGCCCCGATCTTGCGGATCCCCGTGAACGGTTCAGCAATGGCAAGGCCGTCAGAGGAAACACGACCACTGACAGAAGGCCTGCCGCCACCAGCGCGGCGGCGTTAGCCGGTAGGATCGCCTCCAACTTCAAGCCGATCGTCGTCGCAGCCACGATGACCGGGAGCGAGGTGGCCTGCAAGAGTCCGCTGGCCATGACCTCGGCGCGCGAGAGGCCGGCGCTGCGGTAGACCAATGCGGGCACTCCACGAACGAGGAGGAGCGCGGCAAGGAACATCGGTACCCGCAGCGCCGTTCCGGCGTCCGCGAACAGGGCTCCGAGGTCGAACTGGATGCCGCTCGTCACGAAGAAGACCGGGATGAGAAAGCCATAGCCGAGGCCCTCCAGTTTGACGTGGAACTGCGGGTGCGTCTGTTTGGAGTCGGGGTCGACCAGCCGTAGCACGGCCCCTGCGATGAAGGCACCCAGAACGGCCTCGAATCCGAGATGCAGGGCGACCGCGGATAGACCAACGATCAGAACCATTGTCAAGCGGACCCGGACTTGAGTGCTCGTGTCCGCCAGGTTCATTACCGTCTGGGACAGCCACATGGAGCGTCCTGCGCGTATTGAGGCCACCACGATGAGCACCATCAGGCAGGCAAGGCCGAGCAGGAGAAGCAGCCTGGAAGCCGGGCCCGAGGCATGCTCGGAGAAGAACAGCGACAGCAACACCACAGCGCTGATCTCACCTGCCGAGCCTCCACCGATGGTCAGCTGGCCAACTGGCCGGTCGACCGCGCCGGCGTCCTCGAGGATCGGGACCAGAAGTCCCACAGACGTGGCCACCAGCGCGGTGCCCAGGAGCAGCGGGCTCTCGAACAACCCGGCAATGTGCAGCATCCAGCCGACGGCTGCGGCCAGCGCAAGTGTGCCGGCCAGACCAATACCGACGAGCCTCGCCCACGGCCCGCGTAGTTGCTGGAAGTCGATCTCGAGCCCGGCAAGGAACAACAGGAAGCTCAGTCCAATGATCGACAAGGCCTGAACGGTGGCGTCCGGCTGCACCACATTCAGCACGGCCGGGCCAAGAACGACGCCAGCCACGATCTCGAGGACCGGGCCCGGGAGAGGGACGCGGGGCACGAGGGCGAGGAGGAAGGGGACGCCGGCGGCTACCGCGAGAACGATGACCAGGTTGTCGTACGACATCGCGACTCCGGCGGCCGGTCGGCGGGGCAAGGTTCTGACCTAGATTGCCCCATCCGAGGGTGTTATGGCCGGTCGAAGAACCAACCGGCGCGTCTCCCCGCTCCGACAGGTCTGCTCCGCGCAGTTCGGCGAGCAGGGGCTCGTGCCAGCGAGGCGGGACTGCGGCCTCGGTCCAGT
Above is a genomic segment from Streptomyces fodineus containing:
- a CDS encoding AAA family ATPase, which encodes MYLRQLGIKNFRSCYDLELDFQPGITLLVGENNSGKSNVIEALRLATTPLNRRSTRWFDEVDLSHGREGQEAQFRATYDGLTAAQRAHYIAALDVGSNQAAYTTTYKRDEARQQMRPTVTVGPVDGPDAEPDKRDQIAHVYLAPLRDAQRELDSSDGNRLLRIIRYLTEEDEQEAFRAQWPDSSMCSIFLATPSDPDKVAVVVAERLRWPYVPGTGWSSPSYGWAAQGHRVRLLVGCRPWLQWLGRPAPQDAAARLGSASRSLCKAMPRGRPWHQPPTRRLELHEPDLGRHRQRQDPPPLPGPQ
- a CDS encoding cation:proton antiporter; this translates as MSYDNLVIVLAVAAGVPFLLALVPRVPLPGPVLEIVAGVVLGPAVLNVVQPDATVQALSIIGLSFLLFLAGLEIDFQQLRGPWARLVGIGLAGTLALAAAVGWMLHIAGLFESPLLLGTALVATSVGLLVPILEDAGAVDRPVGQLTIGGGSAGEISAVVLLSLFFSEHASGPASRLLLLLGLACLMVLIVVASIRAGRSMWLSQTVMNLADTSTQVRVRLTMVLIVGLSAVALHLGFEAVLGAFIAGAVLRLVDPDSKQTHPQFHVKLEGLGYGFLIPVFFVTSGIQFDLGALFADAGTALRVPMFLAALLLVRGVPALVYRSAGLSRAEVMASGLLQATSLPVIVAATTIGLKLEAILPANAAALVAAGLLSVVVFPLTALPLLNRSRGSARSGPEKEAD